The Heyndrickxia acidicola sequence TTAGCGTAGAAATTTCACCAAAAGTTGGCGGTCTCCCTTTCGGATCAGCTGAAACTGAGGTGAAAAACGAGCAGTTTCCAATGAAGCATTCATGAATTTAGAAAATAATGAAAAAAATTTTTCTAAAAAAACTTAATTATACCAAGCTATTAAGCGTTTACATAACATTATATCTATTAAAAGGCCTATTGCATAATTGATATTACAGCCATATAATGTCTACAAAGAAAGTACAGTTGTTCTTTCTGGGAATACAAACTGGCGGGGGGACTTTTAGTGGATAGCATATCAATTGGATTATTAGGTTTAGGGACAGTGGGATCCGGGGTTGTAAAAATAATTGAAAATCATCAGGACACATTGATTCATCAAGTAGGCTGTCCAGTAAAGGTAAAGAAAATTCTTGTACAAAATCCTTCCAAAAGCAGAGACGTTGGAGTGGATGCAGCTACATTAACGATAAATCCAGAAGAAATTCTTAATGATCCAACCATTGACGTCATTATAGAAGTCATGGGGGGAGTAGAAGATACAAAAGCCTACTTATTGGAAGCATTAAGAAAAGGGAAAAATGTTGTAACGGCTAACAAAGATTTAATGGCTCTCTATGGGTCAGAGCTTTTAGCAGCTGCTTCTGAAAATGGCTGTGACTTATACTACGAAGCAAGTGTAGGCGGAGGAATTCCTATTATTAGAAGTCTTGCTGATGGGCTGTCCTCAGATAAGCTAACCAAAATTATGGGGATTGTGAACGGTACAACAAATTTTATCCTGACAAAAATGAGCCAGGAGGGTTCTCCCTATGATCAGGTCTTAAAAGAAGCTCAAAGCCTCGGTTTTGCTGAAGCAGACCCTACCTCAGATGTAGAAGGATTGGATGCTGCGAGAAAGATGGCCATCCTGGCTTCTCTGGGCTTTTCTATGAACATAGATTTAGATGATGTTTTGGTTAAAGGAATCTCCTCCATCACAGAGGAAGATATTAAGTATGGAAAACAGCTGGGATACACCATGAAACTAATTGGTACAGCACATCGTGATAATGAAAAAGTGGAAGTAAGTGTTCAGCCAACGCTTTTAATAGATTCTCATCCGCTGGCTTCTGTTCAGAATGAATTTAATGCGGTTTATGTCTATGGTGAAGCGGTAGGCGAAACGATGTTCTATGGCCCAGGTGCCGGTAGTTTGCCTACAGCCACCGCTGTTGTATCTGATTTGGTCTGTGTCTTAAAAAACATGCGTCTTGGAGTCAGCGGGAGAAATTTATTGACTCCTCAATATACGAAACAGTTAAAACCGAAAGAATCTATTTATTCTAAATATTATTTTCGTTTGCACGTGAAAGATGAAGTAGGCGTATTTTCAAATATAACTGCAATATTTGCACAGCACAGAGCAAGCTTTGAAAAAATTCTCCAGCTACCTCTAAAAGAGTCCGGTCTGGCTGAAATCATTCTTGTTACTCATCAAACATCACTAAAAGACTATGAAGATATTATAAAGAATCTTGAAGGTTTAGAAAAAATCAAGGAAATAAAAAGCATTTATCGGGTAGAAGGAGGAGGAAGATAATGATTGCAAAAGGAATCCTGTTAAAGTATCGAAACTATCTACCTGTAAATGAACATACTCCCTTACTATCCCTAAATGAAGGAAATACGCCTCTCATAAAGTTAGAGAAGCTCTCAAAAGAATGGGGAGTGGAGCTATACGTAAAAACGGAGGGAGTGAATCCTACAGGGTCTTTCAAAGATCGAGGAATGGTAATGGCTGTTGCAAAAGCTTTAGAAGCAGGGACTCAGACCATCATTTGTGCATCAACCGGCAATACATCCGCCTCTGCAGCTGCATATGCAGCGCGTTCAGGAATTCGGTCAATTGTCATTATACCAGAAGGGAAAATTGCAGCTGGGAAACTGGCCCAGGCAGCTATGTATGGTGCAAACATTCTTTCAATTGAAGGGAATTTTGACCAAGCTCTGCAAATGGTAAGAAACTTAAGCGAAACGGAGCCTATTACATTGGTGAACTCAGTGAATCCATACCGTCTCCAAGGTCAAAAAACGGCTGCTTTTGAGATTTGTGATGAACTTGGTGATGCTCCTGATATTGTGGCTCTTCCTGTTGGAAATGCAGGGAATATAAGTGCTTATTGGATGGGATTTAAAGAATATCATAAACATAAAGGGACTGCCCTTCCCTCCATGCATGGTTTTCAAGCGGAGGGTGCTTCACCTCTTGTAAAAGGGAAAGTTTTCGAGTGCCCTGAGACCATTGCAACTGCTATACGAATTGGAAACCCTGCAAGCTGGAATCTGGCTGTAGAGGCATTGGAACAGTCTAATGGAAGGATTGCAGCCGTCAGCGATGAAGAAATTCTTGATGCATACCGCATGATTGCAAGAAACGAAGGAATCTTTGCAGAGCCTGCTTCTTGTACACCAATCGCGGGTATTTACAAGCAGGTTGTGAGCGGTGAAATAAGACAGGGCAGCAAAATCGTTGCCGTTTTAACAGGGAATGGTTTAAAGGATCCGGTAACTGCAATCGAAAACAGCCGAATCGCTCCCGTTGTTTTACCTAATCGCGAAGGAGCTGTAGCGGATTATATCAGGGATGTGGTTCGGATATGATGCATGGGTGTGAAAAATATACTATTAAGGTTCCTGCCAGTACTGCAAATCTTGGCCCAGGCTTCGATTCACTGGGACTCGCACTGGACTTGTATTTGACCATAGAGGTGGAAAAAAGCGATAAATGGAAAGTAATTTCATTTGAAAAGGAATTAGGGGATCTGCCAACAGATGAACAGCATTTTATCTGTCAGACGGCTTTTCGTACAGCCAAACAATTTAATGGAGATTTGCCGCCTTGCAGCATTAAAATCCTCAGTCACATTCCACTAGCCAAAGGGTTAGGATCAAGTGCTGCTGCCATTGTTGCAGGAATTGAACTAGCGAATCATATGGCTAACCTTCAATTAAGCACAAAGCAAAAGCTTGAAATGGCAACTGAATTAGAGGGCCATCCGGATAATGCAGGTGCTTCCCTTTTAGGAGGGCTTGTGGTGGGGAGCCAATTGGAACAAAGTGTAGACATCATAAAGGTTGAGAACCTTAATTTCGAAGTGATTGCTGTGGTTCCTCAAACCGAGCTATTTACACAAAGTGCAAGAGGAGTATTGCCTGCCCAGATGAATTTCTCGCAAGCTGTCAAAGCATCTGCTGTTTCCAACACACTTGTTGCAGCTCTCGTGACAGGTAACTGGGAAGTAGCGGGTAAAATGATGAAAAACGATTGTTTTCACCAGCCTTACCGCTCTAATCTTGTACCGCATTTCCCGATTGTTCAGGAAGAAGCCTTGAGACTGGGTGCTTTTGGTGCTGCCTTAAGCGGGTCTGGACCTACCATTGTATGCTTTAGTGAAAAGGGTTTATGTGATGGAATTGTTAATGGATTAACGGCATCGTTTTCCGGCTTTAATGTTCTAAAGCTGAGTATTGACAATCATGGTGTAAGAGTAGTAAAGGAAGGATATCAGTTATCCGGTCCTGCCGTCATATAAAATCCGTATTTTTCCCAGAATGAATGAAAAGAAGGGGAGGGCAAATAGCTGCCTCTCCTTTTTACGTGTTTGTCTTTATGATACTTTTTACGATTTTAGGCAGACAGCAGCAGCTTAATAATTCCTTCCTATCATTATAGTCATTTTAATCTTATTTTTTTCATAATATAATATATTGGAAGCCCTTACAAATACTCCCTCTGATAGATTGTTAGCATACTGTACGGGCCAATTGCTAATAAAGGAGGAAATGATTGGAAATGAGAATGATTCAAACGACAAGCAGTAAAGGACTGGCTGAAGAGAGCCTCCCTTATAAGCTTTATCAAAAAGCAAAAAAGTTGGGTGTGTGGAATCCAGCTGATTTGGATTTTACTCAGGACGTAAAGGACTGGGAAACCTTTAACGAGGAGCAAAAGGAGCAAATATTGAAACTGATTTCTCAATTCCAGGGTGGCGAAGAAGCTGTAACCAGGGATTTGCTCCCTCTTATGATGGTCATTGCAAAAGAAGGCCGTCTTGAAGAGGAGATGTTTTTGACTACATTCTTGTTTGAAGAAGCAAAGCATACGGAGTTTTTCAGGATTGTCTTGAATGCATTAGGTGAAAATGGAGATCTTACCCGCTATCACAGTGATACCTACAATACTATTTTTAATGAAATACTGCCGGCATCAATGGAGCGTTTGGAAAAAGACCACTCGCCTGAGGCTATAGCTGAGGCTTCTACTGTATATAATATGTTTGTAGAAGGAGTCCTTGCTGAGACAGGATACTTTGGATTCTATCAATCACTTGAAGAAACGGGTAAGATGCCGTCTTTATTAAAGGGTATAGGCTATTTAAAAAGAGACGAGTCACGCCATATCGCATATGGAACCTTTCTTTTACAGCGTTTAATAAGTGAACATCCACATATTTTTGATATAGTGGCAAAGAAAATGGAACAATTGGCACCACTTGCAATAAAGCTTAATCAAGAAGGCAAGACAGAGGATAATCCTTTTGGCAAGGAAGACGGTTTTAAACAAACCATGAATTTTACAATGAGACAGCTCTCCGTCCGCATGGAAATTTTGGCAAGAGCAAAAAGCAAAAAAATAGATGAAATCTATAAACAGCAAATGAAGGATTTTGATATCGTTTGAACTACTCACCACTTAGCTTGAATTGTGAAATTCCTGCTAACACCAACGTATCCGTTAGTTATTTTAGTCGACAATAAAAAACGGGTTGATTCATTGTAAGAAAAACAACAATTTTTTTGCAGCCTTTGTCTAATTCAAGTCCAATTCGAATAGGGAGAGGGTTGAATCAAAAATGAAACAATCAAGTTTCTGGCTGCGTACAGCCATTCATGCAGGAGTAAATTCACGAGGGCTTATTCCAGAGCTATTTAGAGGCATGGGAGCAACAAGAGTTGTCCTTTTTAGCGACAGAGGACTGGACAAAGCAGGGATTGTCCAAATGGTTGAAGAGGCTTTTACAATGAAGCAGGAGGGAAGCGGACCAGAACTTGCCGGGATTTATTTAGATATTTCTCAGGATGCAGAAAGCAGCTGTGTAAATGCTGCTGTACAATATGCAAGAAAACAAGGTGCTGATGCGCTTCTTGCTGTAGGCGGAGGAAGTGTGCTGGATACCGTAAAGGGAGTTAAATATTCATTGTTCAAAGGACTGGATGATATAAAGGAATCCATTTCAAGAGGATTTCTTGCAGAAACCTTTCCACATGCAAAGGCAATGGGCATACCCCATATTTCCATTCCTACAACGGCAGGAACGGGTTCCGAGGTATCGCCTATTGCAGTTATCTATAATGAAGATCTTAAGGTCAAGGCAAATATCATCAATCCTTTTATCAGTTCAGATATAGCGGTTTTGGATCCGGAATTAACAGTGGGCCTGCCGCCTTTCATAACAGCATTTACAGGGATGGATGCATTGACTCACGCAATCGAAGCTTTAGCTTCTCCAAATGCTACTTCTCATACTGATGCATATGCATTGCAAGCGATTCGATTAATTGAGAAGAATCTTGTGATAGCGGTAAATGACGGTACAAATCTTGAGGCGAGAATGGAAATGCTCCAAGCAAGCTTAATGGGAATAACAGCATTTAGCTTTGCATTACATGCCATTCCAGTTCATAATTTTGCCCATGCGTATGGGGCCTTATTCCGGATTCCTCATGGATTGGCCAATGCCGTCTTTCTGCCTGTGGTGATGGAGCACTTACCTGATTTGTATATAAAAAAGGCAGGACAGCTGGCAGAAGCATTAGCCATTCATACAGCAGGAGCCGATCAGAAAACGCTTCTTCATCGTTCCATTGAAAAAATCCGCCAATTAAGGCTTTTAACCGGGCTGCCGGAGGATTTTTCGAATTATAAAATCCCTGAAGAATCATTAAAAAAAGCATCCGCTGCAGTAGCCGCAGACCCTTCAGCGATCAATTTTCCAATGTCCACTCAGCTCATTGAAACGATTGGACAAAAGGTTGTCCCTTCATAGGAAGTGAGAAACGGAAGGTAATGCTGTTTCTGGAAGAGTGTTCCGTTCATCCTGCAGTTTAACTCCGCTCCGTACACAGTTTGCATTTAAGGTTAAACAGATTCAAAAAGCTAGAATGAAAAGGCAGCTGCATAGCTGCCTTTTCAATAAGCTGCAGACATGTTCACGTACGGTAGCTAACCTATCTGAATCCCAGAAGCCTTCTAAAAGATTAACAACTCACTATAACCGAGTATCAAACGTTAATCCAATATTGCGATTGACCATCATCTGTAGATATCCAATCCTCCAGTGGTTTTTTCCTCGGCCCTGAGCAATGGAGTTTTAAAGTAATTTCAGTCATTTTTTCTGCTTTACTGATAATAGAAAGTAAAGGGCTAACTTTGGAGCCTGTCTGGATCACACAGAAATCACCGCTAACAAAATTTCACGGTACTTTTTATATTAATTCAAAGTTAGCGGCATGTTCTGCAGTCATTGTGTAAAAGCAATAGATGAAATCTGCTGGGGGAGGGAGTAGAATCAGTAATCGTCCACTTATCACACCCACTTGTTGATGTTATGTACAATGAAAAAACCGTTACAGTTGATATTATTAAAGATACGATTGATGACCAAGGATAAGAAGTAACAAAAGAATATGCTAAAGTGTAAAAATACTTAGGACAGCCTGCTTGTTGAAATGGCAGGTTTTTTTATTGAATAATATTATTAAGGCTCCAGCGCCTATCGATTAGCGTTTTCCCTGAATAAAAAACTGATTATTCGATCGAATTAATTCTTATTATTCCTATTAATTTGGTATACTATTAAAAATCATTGTATTCCTATTAAGGAGGATGTATTAAATGGCATACAGTTTTATTTCTCACCTTGCCTGTCCCAAGTGTCAAGCTGAATATTTTCCAGATGAAAAGCACCAATTGTGTTCTTGCGGCTCTCCGCTGTTGGTGAAATATAACCTTGAAAAAATGAAGAAACAGATAAAACGGGAAGATCTATTAACAAGAAGCTCAGATCTTTGGAGATACCACGAATTGCTCCCGGTTCAAAACCCCTCCAATGTCGTAACATTGGGAGAAGGAATGACCCCCTTAGTCAGCATGCCGTTTATCGGCAAGGATATGTTTATCCCTCAGCTTTTTATGAAGGATGAAGGAATTATACCTACAGGGACATTTAAAGCTCGCGGTGCTGCAGTTGGTGTATCCAAAGCAAAGGAGCTTGGGGTAAAAGAACTGGCTATGCCAACAAACGGAAATGCTGGTGCGGCATGGGCATTGTATTCTGCCAGAGCTGGTATACAGTGCACTATCGTCATGCCTGTTGATGCTCCTGCCATCACAAGGAATGAATGCATAGCAGCAGACTCCAAGCTATATCTGGTAGACGGGCTCATAAGCGACGCAGGAAAAATTGTTGCCAGGGTGATAGAGGAAAAAGGGTTATATGATGCCTCGACATTAAAAGAACCATATCGTATTGAAGGCAAGAAGACCATGGGTATTGAAATTGCTGAGCAATTGGGGTGGAAAATGCCGGATGTCATTCTTTATCCAACTGGGGGAGGAGTCGGTCTTATCGGTATATATAAAGCATTAAATGAATTAAAAAGTCTTGGTTGGGTGGAGGGAGAGCTCCCAAGGCTGGTGGCTGTTCAAGCAAAAGGCTGTGCCCCCATCGTAAAGGCCTGGGAAGAAGGTAAGGCTTCTTCAGAATTCTGGCCTGATTCTGAAACGATTGCTTTCGGAATAAATGTTCCCAAGGCACTGGGAGATTTCCTGGTACTAGAAGCCTTATATCAAACAAAAGGCTGTGCGATTTCCATAGATGATGAAGAAATACTGGAAGAACAAAAGAAAATCGCAACCTATGAAGGAGCTTTTATCTGTCCTGAAGGAGCATCTGCCTTTGTGGCTGCTAGACGACTAAGAGAAACGGGCTGGATAAAAAAAGATGATTGCGTTGTAGCACTTAACACGGGAGCCGGGATAAAATATCCCAATACAGTCCAGAGACAGGTTCCTATTCTCCAGCCAGAGGACCGGATACAAATTTCTCTTGAATTGTAAATATGGGTGTAACCAAGTGTGGAGAAAGATATGTGATAACTTAATCTGAAAGCTTTTAATATAAGAAAAAAATATAAAATAAAAAGCTGAACTCAATGGTCAGCTTTTTGTTTTTTAGAGCCCCTGTCTATTTCTAATTTTGTGCAATGCCTGCCTTAAGCTGCCCGAGGTTTTAAGGTCATGGAACGGAATGTTCAGACTGGCAAGGGTCTGTGCGATTTCTGGCCTAATTCCAGTTAAATGAGCCTGTATACCTGTTAATGAAAGAGCTTTTGTTATGTTAATAAGCTTATCAGCAACTGCTTCATTTATTGTCGGGACTCCTGATATGTCCATAATTAAGTGATCTACTTCAAAGTTTTGGCTTTTTTCCAGAGAATTCTCCAAAATGAGCTGTGCTCTCCGCTCATCTATGTTTCCTACAACAGGAATGATAGCAACGCCTTCATCCACAGGTACAAGGGGAACAGATATTTCATCCAAGGCTGAATAGGCATTATCCATCAATTTATTCGTATGCTGCTCCCACATCAAACCAAAAATATTACTGATCTCGTCCAGCAGTGGATCGATGATTTTCCCTACGTGAAGCATGGTAATGGCTTGGAATGCACGCTTTTCTAATTCCTCGGTAAATACTTCCCAAATGACAGAGCGGTAACAGGTTAATGCTCTAAGAGTATCGCTTAAAGGGATTTGATTTCGGATAGAAAAGTCTCCTGTTTTTTCTGCCCATTGATGAATTTCCTTGCGAACTTCTTCTGAGTCGCCAAACAGAGATTTTCCTAGTGCCTGAATTAATTCCGCACGCCATTCGATCAACTGCTCATAGCTTTCATCTGAATGTTCTAAAATGTGCTTGTAATGTACATTTTGAAAATCAATTAGCTTCCCGGCAATTTGAACTTGATTTTCTACTATTTTTTTCCCAATGTACAATAGCTCCTGTCTCATGAATGATCTCCCTCCGTAATCCACTAGTAGATGAAACTTTTTCATATTATTTTAGGGAGAAATGCAGATTAATACAATGATGCTTTAAAAATATACCAGATAAAGAGAATGTAAAAAGATAGTCTACAAACTCTTTTGCAAAGTAAAAATCCCTATATGGAAATGATGATCCAAACTTCATTCAATACAGCTGAGTATTATAGACGATGGAAATAAATGAATGATTATTTTAAGAAGCGTTTGATTTTCTGTAAACCGTTTTTTATATTTGGATATCGGAAGGGGATATCAAACGACGTGGTTTGCTTCAAGACGCTTTTTTGATGGGAAAAGGTATCGAAGCTACCCTTCCCATGATAGGCTCCCATTCCGCTGGCCCCTACGCCTCCAAAGGGCAGGTATGGAGATGCAAAATGATAAACCGTATCATTCATGCAGCCTCCCCCAAAAGAAACACTCTCAAGAATTTCCTTTTGAACCCTTTTGTCTTCTGAAAATAAATAAAGAGAAAGCGGATTTGGATGATTACGAATGCCTTCTATTACCTCAGGAAGCTCTGTATAAACTAGAACTGGAAGAATCGGGCCAAATATTTCTTCCTCCATGACAGGGTCGTCCCAGGTGATATCTGTTAAAACGGTCGGTTCTATCAGCAATTTGTCCCTTTTTGTTTTCCCGCCAGAATAGATGTCCCCATTGGATAAAAAGGAACAAAGTCTTTGAAAATGTTTTTCACTAACGATCCTGGTGAAGTTTGGATTTTCAAGAGGCCGTACACCATATAATTCTTTAATCGCTTCCTTAAGATGGCGTAAAAACACATCCTTGATCCTACCGTGGAGATATAAGTAGTCAGGGGCAATACAGGTTTGACCTGCATTCATAAATTTCCCCCAGGCAATCCGCTTAGCAGCCAGTTTTATTTTAGCATCCTCGTGTATAATACATGGACTTTTTCCACCCAGTTCAAGGGTAAGGGGTGTTAAATTTCGAGAAGCTGCTTCCATAATGATTTTTCCTACAGGGACGCTCCCTGTAAAAAAAATGTAATCCATGTCTTCCTGCAACAAAGCTTCGCTTGTATCGATACCCCCTTCAACTACAGCAATATAATCCTCTGGAAATATTTCCTTAATCAGCTTTGCAAAAATTTCGGAGGTATTCGGCGTTAATTCCGACGGTTTTATAATTGCACAATTTCCCGCTGCTATAGCACCAATAAGTGGAGCAGCAGCCAACTGAAAAGGATAATTCCATGGTGAAATAATGAAAGCTATTCCGTATGGTTCTGGATAAATAAACCCTTTCGATCCAGTGTGAGTAAGCGGTGTCCTGACTTTTTTGGGTTTAACCCATGAACGCAGCCGGGACAGTGTAAAGCGGATTTCTTCCAGGACAACACCAATTTCAGTTGAATAAGCATCAAACTCTGACTTATTTAAATCTGATTTTAGCGCTGCCATAAGCTCGGACTCATTCGTTTGAATAGACGTCCTTAAGCTTTGCAAAGCAGCCATACGAAAGGAAAGATCCTTTGTTTGATTAGATTGGAAGAAGGCTTTTTGCCGTTTAACCAGTGAATGGTAGTTTTCCATACTGACCTCCAGTTTACATTTAGAAAACGAATATGATTATTAAAGGTATTTTACTAGGTTTATGAAGATTTATACTATACATTAGTGAATTTTCAGCTGCTTTTCAGGATCATCTTTATGCTTCTTATAAAAATCCACCATAGCAGGA is a genomic window containing:
- a CDS encoding homoserine dehydrogenase: MDSISIGLLGLGTVGSGVVKIIENHQDTLIHQVGCPVKVKKILVQNPSKSRDVGVDAATLTINPEEILNDPTIDVIIEVMGGVEDTKAYLLEALRKGKNVVTANKDLMALYGSELLAAASENGCDLYYEASVGGGIPIIRSLADGLSSDKLTKIMGIVNGTTNFILTKMSQEGSPYDQVLKEAQSLGFAEADPTSDVEGLDAARKMAILASLGFSMNIDLDDVLVKGISSITEEDIKYGKQLGYTMKLIGTAHRDNEKVEVSVQPTLLIDSHPLASVQNEFNAVYVYGEAVGETMFYGPGAGSLPTATAVVSDLVCVLKNMRLGVSGRNLLTPQYTKQLKPKESIYSKYYFRLHVKDEVGVFSNITAIFAQHRASFEKILQLPLKESGLAEIILVTHQTSLKDYEDIIKNLEGLEKIKEIKSIYRVEGGGR
- the thrC gene encoding threonine synthase; amino-acid sequence: MIAKGILLKYRNYLPVNEHTPLLSLNEGNTPLIKLEKLSKEWGVELYVKTEGVNPTGSFKDRGMVMAVAKALEAGTQTIICASTGNTSASAAAYAARSGIRSIVIIPEGKIAAGKLAQAAMYGANILSIEGNFDQALQMVRNLSETEPITLVNSVNPYRLQGQKTAAFEICDELGDAPDIVALPVGNAGNISAYWMGFKEYHKHKGTALPSMHGFQAEGASPLVKGKVFECPETIATAIRIGNPASWNLAVEALEQSNGRIAAVSDEEILDAYRMIARNEGIFAEPASCTPIAGIYKQVVSGEIRQGSKIVAVLTGNGLKDPVTAIENSRIAPVVLPNREGAVADYIRDVVRI
- the thrB gene encoding homoserine kinase, whose protein sequence is MMHGCEKYTIKVPASTANLGPGFDSLGLALDLYLTIEVEKSDKWKVISFEKELGDLPTDEQHFICQTAFRTAKQFNGDLPPCSIKILSHIPLAKGLGSSAAAIVAGIELANHMANLQLSTKQKLEMATELEGHPDNAGASLLGGLVVGSQLEQSVDIIKVENLNFEVIAVVPQTELFTQSARGVLPAQMNFSQAVKASAVSNTLVAALVTGNWEVAGKMMKNDCFHQPYRSNLVPHFPIVQEEALRLGAFGAALSGSGPTIVCFSEKGLCDGIVNGLTASFSGFNVLKLSIDNHGVRVVKEGYQLSGPAVI
- a CDS encoding R2-like ligand-binding oxidase yields the protein MRMIQTTSSKGLAEESLPYKLYQKAKKLGVWNPADLDFTQDVKDWETFNEEQKEQILKLISQFQGGEEAVTRDLLPLMMVIAKEGRLEEEMFLTTFLFEEAKHTEFFRIVLNALGENGDLTRYHSDTYNTIFNEILPASMERLEKDHSPEAIAEASTVYNMFVEGVLAETGYFGFYQSLEETGKMPSLLKGIGYLKRDESRHIAYGTFLLQRLISEHPHIFDIVAKKMEQLAPLAIKLNQEGKTEDNPFGKEDGFKQTMNFTMRQLSVRMEILARAKSKKIDEIYKQQMKDFDIV
- a CDS encoding iron-containing alcohol dehydrogenase; translation: MKQSSFWLRTAIHAGVNSRGLIPELFRGMGATRVVLFSDRGLDKAGIVQMVEEAFTMKQEGSGPELAGIYLDISQDAESSCVNAAVQYARKQGADALLAVGGGSVLDTVKGVKYSLFKGLDDIKESISRGFLAETFPHAKAMGIPHISIPTTAGTGSEVSPIAVIYNEDLKVKANIINPFISSDIAVLDPELTVGLPPFITAFTGMDALTHAIEALASPNATSHTDAYALQAIRLIEKNLVIAVNDGTNLEARMEMLQASLMGITAFSFALHAIPVHNFAHAYGALFRIPHGLANAVFLPVVMEHLPDLYIKKAGQLAEALAIHTAGADQKTLLHRSIEKIRQLRLLTGLPEDFSNYKIPEESLKKASAAVAADPSAINFPMSTQLIETIGQKVVPS
- a CDS encoding threonine synthase, whose product is MAYSFISHLACPKCQAEYFPDEKHQLCSCGSPLLVKYNLEKMKKQIKREDLLTRSSDLWRYHELLPVQNPSNVVTLGEGMTPLVSMPFIGKDMFIPQLFMKDEGIIPTGTFKARGAAVGVSKAKELGVKELAMPTNGNAGAAWALYSARAGIQCTIVMPVDAPAITRNECIAADSKLYLVDGLISDAGKIVARVIEEKGLYDASTLKEPYRIEGKKTMGIEIAEQLGWKMPDVILYPTGGGVGLIGIYKALNELKSLGWVEGELPRLVAVQAKGCAPIVKAWEEGKASSEFWPDSETIAFGINVPKALGDFLVLEALYQTKGCAISIDDEEILEEQKKIATYEGAFICPEGASAFVAARRLRETGWIKKDDCVVALNTGAGIKYPNTVQRQVPILQPEDRIQISLEL
- a CDS encoding STAS domain-containing protein yields the protein MRQELLYIGKKIVENQVQIAGKLIDFQNVHYKHILEHSDESYEQLIEWRAELIQALGKSLFGDSEEVRKEIHQWAEKTGDFSIRNQIPLSDTLRALTCYRSVIWEVFTEELEKRAFQAITMLHVGKIIDPLLDEISNIFGLMWEQHTNKLMDNAYSALDEISVPLVPVDEGVAIIPVVGNIDERRAQLILENSLEKSQNFEVDHLIMDISGVPTINEAVADKLINITKALSLTGIQAHLTGIRPEIAQTLASLNIPFHDLKTSGSLRQALHKIRNRQGL
- a CDS encoding aldehyde dehydrogenase, translating into MENYHSLVKRQKAFFQSNQTKDLSFRMAALQSLRTSIQTNESELMAALKSDLNKSEFDAYSTEIGVVLEEIRFTLSRLRSWVKPKKVRTPLTHTGSKGFIYPEPYGIAFIISPWNYPFQLAAAPLIGAIAAGNCAIIKPSELTPNTSEIFAKLIKEIFPEDYIAVVEGGIDTSEALLQEDMDYIFFTGSVPVGKIIMEAASRNLTPLTLELGGKSPCIIHEDAKIKLAAKRIAWGKFMNAGQTCIAPDYLYLHGRIKDVFLRHLKEAIKELYGVRPLENPNFTRIVSEKHFQRLCSFLSNGDIYSGGKTKRDKLLIEPTVLTDITWDDPVMEEEIFGPILPVLVYTELPEVIEGIRNHPNPLSLYLFSEDKRVQKEILESVSFGGGCMNDTVYHFASPYLPFGGVGASGMGAYHGKGSFDTFSHQKSVLKQTTSFDIPFRYPNIKNGLQKIKRFLK